One part of the Rutidosis leptorrhynchoides isolate AG116_Rl617_1_P2 chromosome 1, CSIRO_AGI_Rlap_v1, whole genome shotgun sequence genome encodes these proteins:
- the LOC139849428 gene encoding eukaryotic peptide chain release factor subunit 1-1-like, whose translation MDNKGSLFGTLSGTTKEVLHQLTVNVPHKFVRGGQAALSQPNVSGLILAGTPGFITGLLNRTDMFDPRLKAKILKVADVTYGGEMGFDTAIELSSEFVYGELI comes from the exons ATGGACAATAAAGGGAGCCTTTTTGGGACATTGAGTGGAACCACCAAGGAAGTGCTACACCAATTGACGGTTAATGTACCACACAAATTTGTGCGTGGAGGGCAAGCTGCTCTTAG TCAACCGAATGTTTCTGGACTTATTCTTGCCGGCACTCCTGGTTTTATAACTGGGCTGCTTAATCGGACTGATATGTTTGATCCTCGTCTTAAAGCTAAAATCTTGAAAGTTGCAGATGTTACTTACGGTGGTGAGATGGGCTTCGACACTGCTATTGAGCTGTCCTCAGAATTTGTTTATGGCGAACTTATTTAA
- the LOC139857885 gene encoding uncharacterized protein codes for MSTQIDSIHQSDFMFCEFCGTTRSFDSRKYVRCQLCKFKKKIKEIAGKEIKYTVSEEQIRRELGLSSIEVSGESSRSMDYNVRCPKCSNKGVYYHTQQTRSADEGQTMFYNCPNCGYNFTDNT; via the exons ATGAGTACTCAGATAGACAGCATACATCAAAGTGATTTTATGTTTTGTGAGTTTTGTGGAACCACGCGTTCTTTCGATTCCAGAAAATATGTTCGATGCCAACTTTGCAAATTCAAAAAGAAGATTAAAG AAATTGCTGGGAAGGAAATAAAATACACTGTGAGCGAAGAG CAAATTAGAAGAGAATTGGGATTGTCATCAATCGAGGTTTCTGGAGAAAGTTCAAGATCAATG GACTATAATGTAAGATGTCCGAAGTGCTCAAACAAGGGAGTATATTATCACACACAACAG ACCAGATCTGCTGATGAAGGTCAGACCATGTTTTACAATTGTCCCAACTGTGGATACAACTTCACTGATAATACATGA